The proteins below come from a single Necator americanus strain Aroian chromosome V, whole genome shotgun sequence genomic window:
- a CDS encoding hypothetical protein (NECATOR_CHRV.G17564.T1) codes for MFNGPGDRRRFIAQPRERSPKRHSKRRRSRGSRERGEREPLPPYGYPYMEAGDKMGNGSNGEFKRMFTGNPDIDPYHPGMMEFRGPPRRDIMPLVMPANERVREGIVFEYGNYYEFLVDLLDESNKVLMRVNPLGQPRRIEERISPTTRAEKSRIIVPSYDFDRNDLLHCDIVITGLPPSVFFGSGFGHRPVLARDAAAKDLVDKFYRVGLVTEALHASIGSSPVFRKGNLPEKDYAIALDALIDLDKKMSECSWPWDIFSARELEQDVLDRLKFVFNAVIDDIYFRGNQHGRDRFRADPMDTNGSMNSGIIEYPKKMEFCRRCKLSGHSEGECGDEYAEKRLKERARSRSPSRSFRTEPHYDRFRQGEWYHDHRDIGNVGTQYTPDEIAQKIAEQRGELLRREMMMRPIEAQSAPHSLLSKTAFLPQPLLPPGKDIATFDQPYNPSANPPFLEHEFRPTRGGEEFSTGRGADPRRIDEEQFLREKERELERRMQKEFEDRRRVLEEEIRKQVQVEERAKLQMELSQRLPHRAPQISDNSFPSFSPKYPSSSAFLLPPSLSTFVGNKYDIEPNPESYSSAPDFEIEEIKRLVKETEEKLLDLQRNAREAELAAIFESRAFRTVAELGENAYLLDRSQKQLLLSELKEILSHPGPPERNTGHLRRSRSREKSRRKRTSHHHDRGYSHRSRSSRRHGSYRSSGDRETFKEVRHQIGGVTVRNLDSSEQRRLKVGDIVAAQDEKTGKWATAHIAKISGDTATLATGNTTWKKALHELFKEVPEWSV; via the exons ATGTTCAATGGACCTGGGGATCGCAGAAGATTTATCGCACAACCACGCGAGCGTTCGCCGAAACG aCATTCAAAACGACGTCGTTCGCGAGGTTCACGGGAGCGAGGGGAAAGGGAGCCACTGCCTCCGTATGGGTATCCCTACATGGAGGCGGGTGACAAG ATGGGTAACGGTTCTAATGGCGAATTCAAAAGAATGTTCACTGGAAATCCTGACATTGATCCATATCATCCAGGAATGATGGAATTCAGAGGTCCTCCCAGACG AGATATTATGCCGCTGGTCATGCCTGCTAACGAACGTGTTCGCGAGGGAATAGTTTTTGAGTATGGCAACTACTATGAG tttttggTTGATCTGCTTGACGAAAGCAATAAAGTTCTCATGAGAGTGAATCCTCTAGGGCAGCCTAGACGTATAGAAGAGAGAATTTCAC CAACTACTCGTGCAGAAAAATCGCGCATCATCGTGCCGTCCTATGATTTTGACAGAAACGATCTTTTACATTGTGATATAGTAATCACAGGACTCCCACCGAGTGTATTTTTCGGCAGCGGATTTGGTCACAG GCCTGTGCTTGCAAGAGATGCAGCTGCGAAAGATTTAGTTGACAAATTTTATCGAGTTGGATTAGTTACAGAAGCTTTACATGCGTCCATAGGCAGCTCTCCTGTTTTTAGAAAG GGTAATCTTCCTGAAAAGGATTATGCTATAGCATTGGATGCACTTATTGATCTCGACAAGAAGATGTCAGAAT GTTCTTGGCCATGGGACATTTTCTCAGCTAGAGAGTTAGAACAGGATGTACTCGACAGGCTGAAATTCGTTTTCAATGCG gtTATTGACGATATTTATTTCCGTGGAAATCAACATGGTCGGGACAGATTTAGAGCAGACCCG ATGGATACGAATGGTTCAATGAACTCTGGCATTATCGAATATCCTAAGAAGATGGAGTTTTGTCGCCGATGCAAACTCAGTGGTCATTCGGAGGGAGAATGTGGAGATGAATATGCGGAGAAGAGACTCAAAGAGCGAGCTCGATCTCGCTCCCCTTCACGGAGTTTCAGAACAGAACCTCATTATGATCGTTTTCGACAAGGTGAATGGTATCATGATCACAGAGATATTGGAAACGTTGGGACGCAGTATACGCCAGATGAGATTGCGCAGAAGATTGCCGAACAGCGCGGAGAATTACTTCGTCGAGAAATGATGATGCGGCCAATTGAAGCACAGTCGGCACCTCATTCCCTTTTGTCTAAAACGGCATTCCTCCCACAGCCACTTTTGCCGCCTGGCAAGGACATTGCGACGTTTGATCAACCTTATAACCCATCAGCTAATCCACCCTTTTTGGAACACGAATTCAGACCAACTCGGGGAGGAGAAGAATTTAGCACGGGAAGGGGAGCAGACCCACGACGGATTGATGAAGAGCAGTTTTTGAGGGAGAAAGAAAGGGAACTCGAACGTCGTATGCAGAAGGAATTTGAAGATAGAAGACGAGTGTTGGAAGAAGAAATACGCAAACAAGTGCAAGTGGAGGAACGGGCTAAGTTGCAGATGGAGTTATCGCAGCGCCTTCCTCATCGCGCTCCTCAAATTTCAGATAACTCATTCCCATCATTTTCGCCCAAATATCCAAGCAGTTCTGCGTTCCTCTTACCTCCTTCGCTTTCTACGTTCGTCGGAAATAAGTATGATATTGAACCCAATCCAGAGTCATACTCGTCGGCTCCTGATTTTGAAATAGAGGAGATTAAACGTCTCGTCAAAGAAACCGAGGAAAAATTGTTGGACCTTCAGCGCAACGCTCGTGAGGCAGAGTTGGCGGCCATATTTGAATCACGTGCATTCCGAACAGTGGCAGAACTCGGCGAGAATGCTTATTTATTAGATCGCAGCCAGAAAcaacttcttctttctgagCTGAAAGAAATTCTTAGCCATCCCGGCCCTCCGGAGAGGAACACAGGTCACCTACGGCGTAGTAGAAGCAGGGAGAAATCCAGGAGGAAACGTACCAGTCACCACCACGACCGTGGTTATTCGCATCGATCAAGATCTTCAAGACGCCATGGCAGCTACAGAAGCTCGGGCGACAGGGAAACTTTTAAGGAAGTGCGGCACCAAATTGGTGGTGTCACTGTACGGAACCTCGATTCATCCGAGCAGCGTCGATTGAAAGTGGGTGACATTGTTGCGGCACAAGACGAGAAAACCGGAAAATGGGCGACTGCCCATATTGCAAAGATTTCCGGTGACACAGCAACTCTAGCTACTGGTAATACTACGTGGAAGAAGGCTCTCCACGAGTTATTCAAAGAAGTTCCTGAGTGGTCTGTGTGA
- a CDS encoding hypothetical protein (NECATOR_CHRV.G17564.T4): protein MPTTYSSTQYLDCPRTMFNGPGDRRRFIAQPRERSPKRHSKRRRSRGSRERGEREPLPPYGYPYMEAGDKMGNGSNGEFKRMFTGNPDIDPYHPGMMEFRGPPRRDIMPLVMPANERVREGIVFEYGNYYEFLVDLLDESNKVLMRVNPLGQPRRIEERISPTTRAEKSRIIVPSYDFDRNDLLHCDIVITGLPPSVFFGSGFGHRPVLARDAAAKDLVDKFYRVGLVTEALHASIGSSPVFRKGNLPEKDYAIALDALIDLDKKMSECSWPWDIFSARELEQDVLDRLKFVFNAVIDDIYFRGNQHGRDRFRADPMDTNGSMNSGIIEYPKKMEFCRRCKLSGHSEGECGDEYAEKRLKERARSRSPSRSFRTEPHYDRFRQGEWYHDHRDIGNVGTQYTPDEIAQKIAEQRGELLRREMMMRPIEAQSAPHSLLSKTAFLPQPLLPPGKDIATFDQPYNPSANPPFLEHEFRPTRGGEEFSTGRGADPRRIDEEQFLREKERELERRMQKEFEDRRRVLEEEIRKQVQVEERAKLQMELSQRLPHRAPQISDNSFPSFSPKYPSSSAFLLPPSLSTFVGNKYDIEPNPESYSSAPDFEIEEIKRLVKETEEKLLDLQRNAREAELAAIFESRAFRTVAELGENAYLLDRSQKQLLLSELKEILSHPGPPERNTGHLRRSRSREKSRRKRTSHHHDRGYSHRSRSSRRHGSYRSSGDRETFKEVRHQIGGVTVRNLDSSEQRRLKVGDIVAAQDEKTGKWATAHIAKISGDTATLATGNTTWKKALHELFKEVPEWSVVYRIHEYIMSVAEVENIEEGLHSSIQAEGIKDVTVQDAEENYASIRADDAIVLGNPPESLQELDQAERIKEGCEITKEHEQNAMRIDNNILNSGYFSPLIRLRIDEVLSRHVASSSSVVPGGHMRVSFLDPHIQSGPQCGLAALSMSSQLLGLERKKISDMLEKAKKLGFTVQGEMFSADWLGELACALWPLDAEILSFPSPDELIKLMAADYAVFVPYDCDRNHEPALRNGHGAHWAILVGFLNVDINVIGLHSAPPDLHVLEDESFYVFAYHGKSKHMALWSYCCLRRSCCQLYEPGPMRKAPDYMIPEDGLSQLRGKCVCLKKLEGSISEK from the exons ATGCCCACGACTTATTCGTCAACCCAATACCTGGAT TGTCCGAG AACCATGTTCAATGGACCTGGGGATCGCAGAAGATTTATCGCACAACCACGCGAGCGTTCGCCGAAACG aCATTCAAAACGACGTCGTTCGCGAGGTTCACGGGAGCGAGGGGAAAGGGAGCCACTGCCTCCGTATGGGTATCCCTACATGGAGGCGGGTGACAAG ATGGGTAACGGTTCTAATGGCGAATTCAAAAGAATGTTCACTGGAAATCCTGACATTGATCCATATCATCCAGGAATGATGGAATTCAGAGGTCCTCCCAGACG AGATATTATGCCGCTGGTCATGCCTGCTAACGAACGTGTTCGCGAGGGAATAGTTTTTGAGTATGGCAACTACTATGAG tttttggTTGATCTGCTTGACGAAAGCAATAAAGTTCTCATGAGAGTGAATCCTCTAGGGCAGCCTAGACGTATAGAAGAGAGAATTTCAC CAACTACTCGTGCAGAAAAATCGCGCATCATCGTGCCGTCCTATGATTTTGACAGAAACGATCTTTTACATTGTGATATAGTAATCACAGGACTCCCACCGAGTGTATTTTTCGGCAGCGGATTTGGTCACAG GCCTGTGCTTGCAAGAGATGCAGCTGCGAAAGATTTAGTTGACAAATTTTATCGAGTTGGATTAGTTACAGAAGCTTTACATGCGTCCATAGGCAGCTCTCCTGTTTTTAGAAAG GGTAATCTTCCTGAAAAGGATTATGCTATAGCATTGGATGCACTTATTGATCTCGACAAGAAGATGTCAGAAT GTTCTTGGCCATGGGACATTTTCTCAGCTAGAGAGTTAGAACAGGATGTACTCGACAGGCTGAAATTCGTTTTCAATGCG gtTATTGACGATATTTATTTCCGTGGAAATCAACATGGTCGGGACAGATTTAGAGCAGACCCG ATGGATACGAATGGTTCAATGAACTCTGGCATTATCGAATATCCTAAGAAGATGGAGTTTTGTCGCCGATGCAAACTCAGTGGTCATTCGGAGGGAGAATGTGGAGATGAATATGCGGAGAAGAGACTCAAAGAGCGAGCTCGATCTCGCTCCCCTTCACGGAGTTTCAGAACAGAACCTCATTATGATCGTTTTCGACAAGGTGAATGGTATCATGATCACAGAGATATTGGAAACGTTGGGACGCAGTATACGCCAGATGAGATTGCGCAGAAGATTGCCGAACAGCGCGGAGAATTACTTCGTCGAGAAATGATGATGCGGCCAATTGAAGCACAGTCGGCACCTCATTCCCTTTTGTCTAAAACGGCATTCCTCCCACAGCCACTTTTGCCGCCTGGCAAGGACATTGCGACGTTTGATCAACCTTATAACCCATCAGCTAATCCACCCTTTTTGGAACACGAATTCAGACCAACTCGGGGAGGAGAAGAATTTAGCACGGGAAGGGGAGCAGACCCACGACGGATTGATGAAGAGCAGTTTTTGAGGGAGAAAGAAAGGGAACTCGAACGTCGTATGCAGAAGGAATTTGAAGATAGAAGACGAGTGTTGGAAGAAGAAATACGCAAACAAGTGCAAGTGGAGGAACGGGCTAAGTTGCAGATGGAGTTATCGCAGCGCCTTCCTCATCGCGCTCCTCAAATTTCAGATAACTCATTCCCATCATTTTCGCCCAAATATCCAAGCAGTTCTGCGTTCCTCTTACCTCCTTCGCTTTCTACGTTCGTCGGAAATAAGTATGATATTGAACCCAATCCAGAGTCATACTCGTCGGCTCCTGATTTTGAAATAGAGGAGATTAAACGTCTCGTCAAAGAAACCGAGGAAAAATTGTTGGACCTTCAGCGCAACGCTCGTGAGGCAGAGTTGGCGGCCATATTTGAATCACGTGCATTCCGAACAGTGGCAGAACTCGGCGAGAATGCTTATTTATTAGATCGCAGCCAGAAAcaacttcttctttctgagCTGAAAGAAATTCTTAGCCATCCCGGCCCTCCGGAGAGGAACACAGGTCACCTACGGCGTAGTAGAAGCAGGGAGAAATCCAGGAGGAAACGTACCAGTCACCACCACGACCGTGGTTATTCGCATCGATCAAGATCTTCAAGACGCCATGGCAGCTACAGAAGCTCGGGCGACAGGGAAACTTTTAAGGAAGTGCGGCACCAAATTGGTGGTGTCACTGTACGGAACCTCGATTCATCCGAGCAGCGTCGATTGAAAGTGGGTGACATTGTTGCGGCACAAGACGAGAAAACCGGAAAATGGGCGACTGCCCATATTGCAAAGATTTCCGGTGACACAGCAACTCTAGCTACTGGTAATACTACGTGGAAGAAGGCTCTCCACGAGTTATTCAAAGAAGTTCCTGAGTGGTCTGT AGTCTACAG GATACATGAATATATAATGTCTGTGGCAGAGGTAGAAAACATTGAAGAAGGTCTCCATAGTAGCATTCAAGCTGAGGGAATCAAGGATGTAACAGTACAGGACGCTGAGGAG AACTACGCATCAATTCGTGCGGATGACGCCATAGTGCTAGGAAACCCACCGGAAAGTCTACAGGAGTTGGATCAGGCTGAACGCATTAAAGAAGGCTGCGAAATAACAAAGGAGCACGAACAAAATGCGATGAGAATCGACAACAAT ATCCTGAACAGTGGCTACTTCTCACCACTGATTCGGTTGCGAATAGATGAAGTGTTATCTCGGCATGTCGCTTCATCGTCTTCAGTGGTACCCGGAGGCCATATGCGGGTTTCGTTTCTAGACCCTCATATTCAGTCTGGGCCGCA GTGTGGTCTTGCTGCGTTGTCAATGTCAAGTCAGCTTCTTggtctagaaagaaaaaagatatctGATATGTTGGAAAAGGCTAAAAAGCTCGGATTCACTGTTCAGGGAGAAATGTTTTCTG cagacTGGCTGGGTGAACTAGCATGTGCATTGTGGCCTCTCGATGCTGAGATACTCTCCTTTCCTAGTCCAGATGAACTTATTAAATTAATGGCAGCTGATTACGCTGTTTTCGTTCCTTATGATTGCGACAGAAATCACGAACCAGCGTTACGGAATGGACATGGTGCTCATTGGGCGATATTG GTTGGTTTTCTCAATGTAGATATCAATGTAATTGGCCTCCACTCTGCACCACCTGATTTGCATGTTTTGGAAGACGAGTCATTCTACGTATTTGCGTATCACGGAAAGAGCAA ACATATGGCCCTATGGTCTTACTGTTGTCTTCGGCGAAGCTGTTGCCAGTTGTATGAACCAGGACCAATGAGGAAAGCACCAGACTACATGATCCCGGAGGATGGTTTATCGCAACTTCGAGGAAAATGTGTATGCCTGAAAAAGCTTGAAGGcagtatttctgaaaaatga
- a CDS encoding hypothetical protein (NECATOR_CHRV.G17564.T2) translates to MYLICRIHEYIMSVAEVENIEEGLHSSIQAEGIKDVTVQDAEENYASIRADDAIVLGNPPESLQELDQAERIKEGCEITKEHEQNAMRIDNNILNSGYFSPLIRLRIDEVLSRHVASSSSVVPGGHMRVSFLDPHIQSGPQCGLAALSMSSQLLGLERKKISDMLEKAKKLGFTVQGEMFSADWLGELACALWPLDAEILSFPSPDELIKLMAADYAVFVPYDCDRNHEPALRNGHGAHWAILVGFLNVDINVIGLHSAPPDLHVLEDESFYVFAYHGKSKHMALWSYCCLRRSCCQLYEPGPMRKAPDYMIPEDGLSQLRGKCVCLKKLEGSISEK, encoded by the exons ATGTATCTCATATGCAG GATACATGAATATATAATGTCTGTGGCAGAGGTAGAAAACATTGAAGAAGGTCTCCATAGTAGCATTCAAGCTGAGGGAATCAAGGATGTAACAGTACAGGACGCTGAGGAG AACTACGCATCAATTCGTGCGGATGACGCCATAGTGCTAGGAAACCCACCGGAAAGTCTACAGGAGTTGGATCAGGCTGAACGCATTAAAGAAGGCTGCGAAATAACAAAGGAGCACGAACAAAATGCGATGAGAATCGACAACAAT ATCCTGAACAGTGGCTACTTCTCACCACTGATTCGGTTGCGAATAGATGAAGTGTTATCTCGGCATGTCGCTTCATCGTCTTCAGTGGTACCCGGAGGCCATATGCGGGTTTCGTTTCTAGACCCTCATATTCAGTCTGGGCCGCA GTGTGGTCTTGCTGCGTTGTCAATGTCAAGTCAGCTTCTTggtctagaaagaaaaaagatatctGATATGTTGGAAAAGGCTAAAAAGCTCGGATTCACTGTTCAGGGAGAAATGTTTTCTG cagacTGGCTGGGTGAACTAGCATGTGCATTGTGGCCTCTCGATGCTGAGATACTCTCCTTTCCTAGTCCAGATGAACTTATTAAATTAATGGCAGCTGATTACGCTGTTTTCGTTCCTTATGATTGCGACAGAAATCACGAACCAGCGTTACGGAATGGACATGGTGCTCATTGGGCGATATTG GTTGGTTTTCTCAATGTAGATATCAATGTAATTGGCCTCCACTCTGCACCACCTGATTTGCATGTTTTGGAAGACGAGTCATTCTACGTATTTGCGTATCACGGAAAGAGCAA ACATATGGCCCTATGGTCTTACTGTTGTCTTCGGCGAAGCTGTTGCCAGTTGTATGAACCAGGACCAATGAGGAAAGCACCAGACTACATGATCCCGGAGGATGGTTTATCGCAACTTCGAGGAAAATGTGTATGCCTGAAAAAGCTTGAAGGcagtatttctgaaaaatga
- a CDS encoding hypothetical protein (NECATOR_CHRV.G17564.T3) — protein sequence MPTTYSSTQYLDCPRTMFNGPGDRRRFIAQPRERSPKRHSKRRRSRGSRERGEREPLPPYGYPYMEAGDKMGNGSNGEFKRMFTGNPDIDPYHPGMMEFRGPPRRDIMPLVMPANERVREGIVFEYGNYYEFLVDLLDESNKVLMRVNPLGQPRRIEERISPTTRAEKSRIIVPSYDFDRNDLLHCDIVITGLPPSVFFGSGFGHRPVLARDAAAKDLVDKFYRVGLVTEALHASIGSSPVFRKGNLPEKDYAIALDALIDLDKKMSECSWPWDIFSARELEQDVLDRLKFVFNAVIDDIYFRGNQHGRDRFRADPMDTNGSMNSGIIEYPKKMEFCRRCKLSGHSEGECGDEYAEKRLKERARSRSPSRSFRTEPHYDRFRQGEWYHDHRDIGNVGTQYTPDEIAQKIAEQRGELLRREMMMRPIEAQSAPHSLLSKTAFLPQPLLPPGKDIATFDQPYNPSANPPFLEHEFRPTRGGEEFSTGRGADPRRIDEEQFLREKERELERRMQKEFEDRRRVLEEEIRKQVQVEERAKLQMELSQRLPHRAPQISDNSFPSFSPKYPSSSAFLLPPSLSTFVGNKYDIEPNPESYSSAPDFEIEEIKRLVKETEEKLLDLQRNAREAELAAIFESRAFRTVAELGENAYLLDRSQKQLLLSELKEILSHPGPPERNTGHLRRSRSREKSRRKRTSHHHDRGYSHRSRSSRRHGSYRSSGDRETFKEVRHQIGGVTVRNLDSSEQRRLKVGDIVAAQDEKTGKWATAHIAKISGDTATLATGNTTWKKALHELFKEVPEWSVVYRIHEYIMSVAEVENIEEGLHSSIQAEGIKDVTVQDAEEVTKCSRDICDSYRNICRVVKNYASIRADDAIVLGNPPESLQELDQAERIKEGCEITKEHEQNAMRIDNNILNSGYFSPLIRLRIDEVLSRHVASSSSVVPGGHMRVSFLDPHIQSGPQCGLAALSMSSQLLGLERKKISDMLEKAKKLGFTVQGEMFSADWLGELACALWPLDAEILSFPSPDELIKLMAADYAVFVPYDCDRNHEPALRNGHGAHWAILVGFLNVDINVIGLHSAPPDLHVLEDESFYVFAYHGKSKHMALWSYCCLRRSCCQLYEPGPMRKAPDYMIPEDGLSQLRGKCVCLKKLEGSISEK from the exons ATGCCCACGACTTATTCGTCAACCCAATACCTGGAT TGTCCGAG AACCATGTTCAATGGACCTGGGGATCGCAGAAGATTTATCGCACAACCACGCGAGCGTTCGCCGAAACG aCATTCAAAACGACGTCGTTCGCGAGGTTCACGGGAGCGAGGGGAAAGGGAGCCACTGCCTCCGTATGGGTATCCCTACATGGAGGCGGGTGACAAG ATGGGTAACGGTTCTAATGGCGAATTCAAAAGAATGTTCACTGGAAATCCTGACATTGATCCATATCATCCAGGAATGATGGAATTCAGAGGTCCTCCCAGACG AGATATTATGCCGCTGGTCATGCCTGCTAACGAACGTGTTCGCGAGGGAATAGTTTTTGAGTATGGCAACTACTATGAG tttttggTTGATCTGCTTGACGAAAGCAATAAAGTTCTCATGAGAGTGAATCCTCTAGGGCAGCCTAGACGTATAGAAGAGAGAATTTCAC CAACTACTCGTGCAGAAAAATCGCGCATCATCGTGCCGTCCTATGATTTTGACAGAAACGATCTTTTACATTGTGATATAGTAATCACAGGACTCCCACCGAGTGTATTTTTCGGCAGCGGATTTGGTCACAG GCCTGTGCTTGCAAGAGATGCAGCTGCGAAAGATTTAGTTGACAAATTTTATCGAGTTGGATTAGTTACAGAAGCTTTACATGCGTCCATAGGCAGCTCTCCTGTTTTTAGAAAG GGTAATCTTCCTGAAAAGGATTATGCTATAGCATTGGATGCACTTATTGATCTCGACAAGAAGATGTCAGAAT GTTCTTGGCCATGGGACATTTTCTCAGCTAGAGAGTTAGAACAGGATGTACTCGACAGGCTGAAATTCGTTTTCAATGCG gtTATTGACGATATTTATTTCCGTGGAAATCAACATGGTCGGGACAGATTTAGAGCAGACCCG ATGGATACGAATGGTTCAATGAACTCTGGCATTATCGAATATCCTAAGAAGATGGAGTTTTGTCGCCGATGCAAACTCAGTGGTCATTCGGAGGGAGAATGTGGAGATGAATATGCGGAGAAGAGACTCAAAGAGCGAGCTCGATCTCGCTCCCCTTCACGGAGTTTCAGAACAGAACCTCATTATGATCGTTTTCGACAAGGTGAATGGTATCATGATCACAGAGATATTGGAAACGTTGGGACGCAGTATACGCCAGATGAGATTGCGCAGAAGATTGCCGAACAGCGCGGAGAATTACTTCGTCGAGAAATGATGATGCGGCCAATTGAAGCACAGTCGGCACCTCATTCCCTTTTGTCTAAAACGGCATTCCTCCCACAGCCACTTTTGCCGCCTGGCAAGGACATTGCGACGTTTGATCAACCTTATAACCCATCAGCTAATCCACCCTTTTTGGAACACGAATTCAGACCAACTCGGGGAGGAGAAGAATTTAGCACGGGAAGGGGAGCAGACCCACGACGGATTGATGAAGAGCAGTTTTTGAGGGAGAAAGAAAGGGAACTCGAACGTCGTATGCAGAAGGAATTTGAAGATAGAAGACGAGTGTTGGAAGAAGAAATACGCAAACAAGTGCAAGTGGAGGAACGGGCTAAGTTGCAGATGGAGTTATCGCAGCGCCTTCCTCATCGCGCTCCTCAAATTTCAGATAACTCATTCCCATCATTTTCGCCCAAATATCCAAGCAGTTCTGCGTTCCTCTTACCTCCTTCGCTTTCTACGTTCGTCGGAAATAAGTATGATATTGAACCCAATCCAGAGTCATACTCGTCGGCTCCTGATTTTGAAATAGAGGAGATTAAACGTCTCGTCAAAGAAACCGAGGAAAAATTGTTGGACCTTCAGCGCAACGCTCGTGAGGCAGAGTTGGCGGCCATATTTGAATCACGTGCATTCCGAACAGTGGCAGAACTCGGCGAGAATGCTTATTTATTAGATCGCAGCCAGAAAcaacttcttctttctgagCTGAAAGAAATTCTTAGCCATCCCGGCCCTCCGGAGAGGAACACAGGTCACCTACGGCGTAGTAGAAGCAGGGAGAAATCCAGGAGGAAACGTACCAGTCACCACCACGACCGTGGTTATTCGCATCGATCAAGATCTTCAAGACGCCATGGCAGCTACAGAAGCTCGGGCGACAGGGAAACTTTTAAGGAAGTGCGGCACCAAATTGGTGGTGTCACTGTACGGAACCTCGATTCATCCGAGCAGCGTCGATTGAAAGTGGGTGACATTGTTGCGGCACAAGACGAGAAAACCGGAAAATGGGCGACTGCCCATATTGCAAAGATTTCCGGTGACACAGCAACTCTAGCTACTGGTAATACTACGTGGAAGAAGGCTCTCCACGAGTTATTCAAAGAAGTTCCTGAGTGGTCTGT AGTCTACAG GATACATGAATATATAATGTCTGTGGCAGAGGTAGAAAACATTGAAGAAGGTCTCCATAGTAGCATTCAAGCTGAGGGAATCAAGGATGTAACAGTACAGGACGCTGAGGAGGTGACAAAATGTTCGAGAGATATATGCGACAGTTACAGGAATATCTGCCGAGTAGTGAAG AACTACGCATCAATTCGTGCGGATGACGCCATAGTGCTAGGAAACCCACCGGAAAGTCTACAGGAGTTGGATCAGGCTGAACGCATTAAAGAAGGCTGCGAAATAACAAAGGAGCACGAACAAAATGCGATGAGAATCGACAACAAT ATCCTGAACAGTGGCTACTTCTCACCACTGATTCGGTTGCGAATAGATGAAGTGTTATCTCGGCATGTCGCTTCATCGTCTTCAGTGGTACCCGGAGGCCATATGCGGGTTTCGTTTCTAGACCCTCATATTCAGTCTGGGCCGCA GTGTGGTCTTGCTGCGTTGTCAATGTCAAGTCAGCTTCTTggtctagaaagaaaaaagatatctGATATGTTGGAAAAGGCTAAAAAGCTCGGATTCACTGTTCAGGGAGAAATGTTTTCTG cagacTGGCTGGGTGAACTAGCATGTGCATTGTGGCCTCTCGATGCTGAGATACTCTCCTTTCCTAGTCCAGATGAACTTATTAAATTAATGGCAGCTGATTACGCTGTTTTCGTTCCTTATGATTGCGACAGAAATCACGAACCAGCGTTACGGAATGGACATGGTGCTCATTGGGCGATATTG GTTGGTTTTCTCAATGTAGATATCAATGTAATTGGCCTCCACTCTGCACCACCTGATTTGCATGTTTTGGAAGACGAGTCATTCTACGTATTTGCGTATCACGGAAAGAGCAA ACATATGGCCCTATGGTCTTACTGTTGTCTTCGGCGAAGCTGTTGCCAGTTGTATGAACCAGGACCAATGAGGAAAGCACCAGACTACATGATCCCGGAGGATGGTTTATCGCAACTTCGAGGAAAATGTGTATGCCTGAAAAAGCTTGAAGGcagtatttctgaaaaatga